A genomic region of Pseudoalteromonas piscicida contains the following coding sequences:
- the clpS gene encoding ATP-dependent Clp protease adapter ClpS — MSGTKDSGVLDAVREEQKQQLQPPRKYKVILNNDDYTPMDFVVEVLTTFFNMDSERATEVMLEVHHKGKAVCGVYPADIAHTKAEQVNRYARDNEHPLLCSCEQE, encoded by the coding sequence ATGAGTGGGACAAAAGATTCTGGTGTATTGGACGCCGTTCGCGAGGAACAGAAGCAGCAGCTTCAACCGCCGCGAAAATATAAAGTGATTTTGAATAATGATGATTACACGCCCATGGATTTTGTTGTCGAGGTATTGACGACATTCTTCAATATGGATAGCGAGAGAGCAACTGAGGTGATGCTTGAAGTGCATCACAAGGGAAAAGCGGTATGTGGAGTATACCCTGCTGACATAGCCCATACTAAGGCTGAGCAGGTAAACCGATATGCTCGTGACAACGAGCACCCGCTGCTCTGTAGTTGTGAGCAGGAATGA